A stretch of Lathyrus oleraceus cultivar Zhongwan6 chromosome 6, CAAS_Psat_ZW6_1.0, whole genome shotgun sequence DNA encodes these proteins:
- the LOC127093427 gene encoding agamous-like MADS-box protein AGL62, with protein sequence MSMRRKGHGRQKIEMKKMSNESNLQVTFSKRRSGLFKKASELCTLCDADVALVVFSPGGKVFSFGHPHVDTVIDRYLSHVPPQNNDTMQFIGVHRGAILCELNNHLTKINNMLDIEKKCGDELSHLRKATEAQFWWACSIDRMNKAQLELFKKVLEGLKELVAQYARLVIQGAPTQTIQPQFFQNSMMQPHLFDFNNMGGSGGYGPSEFF encoded by the coding sequence ATGTCGATGAGAAGGAAAGGTCATGGTCGTCAAAAGATTGAGATGAAAAAGATGAGCAATGAGAGCAACCTGCAAGTGACTTTCTCGAAGCGTCGCAGTGGGCTCTTCAAGAAAGCCAGTGAACTTTGCACACTTTGTGATGCAGATGTTGCTCTTGTTGTATTTTCACCTGGTGGAAAGGTATTTTCCTTTGGTCACCCACATGTTGATACGGTCATAGATCGTTATCTATCACACGTTCCACCCCAAAACAATGACACCATGCAATTCATCGGGGTTCATCGTGGTGCCATTTTGTGTGAGCTCAATAATCATCTAACTAAAATCAATAATATGTTGGATATTGAGAAAAAGTGTGGTGATGAGCTGAGTCATTTGCGCAAGGCAACTGAGGCTCAGTTTTGGTGGGCTTGTTCCATTGATAGAATGAATAAGGCTCAACTTGAATTATTCAAGAAGGTTTTGGAGGGACTTAAGGAACTTGTTGCACAATATGCTAGGCTTGTAATTCAGGGTGCACCTACCCAAACTATTCAAccacaattttttcaaaattcTATGATGCAACCTCATTTGTTTGATTTCAATAATATGGGTGGAAGTGGCGGATATGGACCCTCTGAATTCTTTTGA